Proteins encoded together in one Anaerococcus murdochii window:
- a CDS encoding FtsX-like permease family protein, whose protein sequence is MKLTKRLALDGIRKNKEVYLPYILIYGFMVFSFTSILLLMNADTLKDFYAMSSIYYILKIAIYVMGIFSLIFLYYSDGFLLNKRLKEISLYAILGLDKKHLSKILALESLIISALGYLIGIISASVIYKLLETIFLKLMLMEGNFYLSFARDAYIISFLVFAGISLLILLTRIIKIKRKSILDLFKEEKTFKRPRGMVLSAFVSLILLGSGYYLAQTINNPLRALSYFFLAVILVMIGTFFLFSSLSIVILKMMKASKSYYKTEKFISVSSLIFRLRSNAKGLGSITIMSTAAIILLSSAIALYRSVEDVGSRQYPRDVGLASVDEYSIDQVKKIIKENNLEAKNIQDYKAVLAFEKDGQNIKTSDQSYAFKNPNDLDGKAMGILVEVNDESIPEASNLKDGEFLLYKSPKLADLSELDINGQKLRKKSDIKDFPYKNSGNNSIVSYMFDFYYVIVKNLDKNLIIDDNKIVHAYNFDLSDEDMAIFKEKTKEVQNEFGIGFHDDFVLEGYKLYGAIFFVGIFLGLIFMVATGLIIYYKQIQEGFADKNKYESLRKLGIGEEKIKKTIDKQVLVFFFLPLVVSGIHVGFAFKMISKIFVMLGCVNNSIKITSFVIGFVIFALLYLIYYKLSSREYYKLIS, encoded by the coding sequence ATGAAACTCACTAAGCGCCTTGCCCTAGATGGGATTAGAAAAAATAAGGAAGTTTATCTTCCATATATTTTGATTTACGGATTTATGGTTTTTTCATTTACTTCGATTTTGCTTTTAATGAATGCCGATACTTTAAAAGATTTTTACGCCATGTCTAGCATCTACTATATATTGAAAATTGCTATTTATGTAATGGGGATTTTTTCGCTGATATTTTTATATTATTCAGATGGATTTTTATTAAATAAAAGACTTAAGGAAATCTCTCTCTATGCGATTTTAGGTCTTGATAAAAAACATCTTTCAAAAATATTGGCCTTAGAATCATTAATAATATCAGCTTTAGGATATTTAATAGGTATAATCTCTGCTTCAGTTATCTATAAACTATTAGAAACAATTTTTTTGAAGCTTATGCTAATGGAAGGAAATTTCTACCTAAGTTTTGCTAGAGATGCTTATATAATTAGCTTCTTGGTTTTTGCAGGAATTTCTCTACTAATTTTATTAACCAGAATTATAAAAATAAAAAGAAAATCAATTCTCGACTTATTTAAGGAAGAAAAAACCTTTAAAAGGCCAAGGGGGATGGTTTTAAGTGCGTTTGTATCATTAATTCTGCTTGGGTCTGGATATTACTTAGCCCAAACTATAAACAATCCTTTAAGGGCTCTTAGCTACTTTTTCTTGGCGGTTATTCTTGTAATGATAGGAACATTTTTCCTTTTCTCATCACTTTCAATAGTGATTTTAAAAATGATGAAGGCTTCCAAATCTTATTACAAAACTGAAAAATTTATCTCAGTTTCTAGCCTTATTTTTAGGTTAAGGTCAAACGCCAAGGGACTTGGATCAATTACAATCATGTCTACAGCTGCCATTATTTTATTATCATCAGCCATAGCTCTTTATAGGAGTGTTGAGGATGTGGGATCTAGGCAATATCCAAGAGATGTGGGCCTTGCTAGTGTTGATGAGTATTCTATTGACCAGGTTAAAAAAATCATCAAAGAAAATAATTTGGAAGCAAAAAATATTCAAGATTACAAAGCTGTACTTGCTTTTGAAAAAGATGGACAAAATATTAAGACCAGTGACCAATCTTACGCCTTTAAAAATCCAAATGATCTTGATGGAAAGGCCATGGGTATCCTTGTGGAAGTTAATGACGAATCAATACCAGAAGCTTCCAATTTAAAAGATGGGGAGTTTTTACTTTATAAGTCCCCTAAATTGGCTGATCTTTCAGAACTTGATATAAATGGCCAAAAATTAAGGAAAAAGTCAGATATTAAAGATTTCCCATATAAAAATTCTGGAAATAATTCCATAGTGTCCTACATGTTTGATTTTTATTATGTGATAGTTAAAAACTTGGATAAAAACCTAATTATAGATGATAATAAAATAGTCCATGCCTATAATTTTGACCTAAGTGATGAAGATATGGCGATTTTCAAAGAGAAAACTAAGGAAGTGCAAAATGAATTTGGCATTGGCTTTCATGATGATTTTGTCTTAGAAGGATACAAACTTTACGGTGCTATATTTTTCGTAGGAATATTCTTAGGATTAATTTTTATGGTTGCAACTGGCCTAATAATATATTATAAGCAAATCCAAGAGGGTTTTGCCGATAAAAATAAATATGAATCTTTGAGGAAACTTGGCATAGGAGAAGAAAAAATCAAAAAAACTATAGATAAGCAAGTTCTGGTATTTTTCTTCCTACCTTTGGTAGTTTCTGGCATCCACGTAGGCTTTGCCTTTAAGATGATTTCAAAAATCTTTGTCATGTTAGGATGTGTTAATAACTCTATAAAAATTACTTCCTTTGTAATAGGCTTTGTAATATTTGCTCTTTTGTATTTGATTTATTACAAATTAAGTTCCAGGGAATACTATAAGTTAATCTCATAA
- a CDS encoding DUF6873 family GME fold protein, whose translation MLVISYKASDDFKNFLRENGFSFIETIANPNLDPRIADHPDLSLFKIDHKTLVVDEAVFSYYEEKLVGFNLIKGENLGGKYPQDALYNLVRFKDFYIHNDFTEKNIENFLIEKGISHLKVNQGYTRCSLIPLGDLLVTSDYGIYKALKNKVDIELVDNDKVILDGFDQGFLGGTCGLVGNQLIFSGDISRHKAFVKIEEICKNKNIDIIYPKTELIDLGSIIEI comes from the coding sequence ATGTTAGTTATTTCCTATAAGGCAAGCGATGATTTTAAAAATTTTCTAAGGGAAAATGGATTTTCCTTTATAGAAACAATAGCCAATCCCAACTTAGACCCAAGAATTGCTGATCATCCGGACTTGTCTTTGTTTAAAATAGACCATAAAACTTTAGTAGTAGATGAAGCTGTCTTTTCATATTATGAGGAGAAATTAGTGGGCTTTAACTTAATCAAGGGAGAGAATCTTGGCGGAAAATATCCTCAAGACGCCCTTTATAATTTAGTAAGATTTAAAGATTTTTATATCCACAATGATTTTACAGAAAAAAATATAGAAAATTTCCTTATAGAAAAAGGTATTTCTCATCTCAAAGTTAACCAAGGCTACACCAGGTGTTCTCTAATTCCTCTTGGAGATTTATTAGTAACTAGCGATTATGGAATCTACAAGGCTCTAAAAAATAAGGTCGATATAGAATTAGTTGATAATGACAAGGTCATCCTAGATGGCTTTGACCAGGGATTTTTAGGTGGGACTTGTGGTTTGGTTGGAAACCAGCTAATTTTTAGCGGAGATATTTCTAGGCATAAGGCCTTTGTAAAGATAGAAGAAATTTGCAAAAATAAAAATATAGATATTATTTATCCAAAAACAGAACTTATAGACCTGGGTTCTATCATTGAAATTTAA
- a CDS encoding MATE family efflux transporter translates to MQKKSLIKNYLKYLIPTITTMTLFSTYTMVDGIFVGRGVGSEGLAAVNISMPFVTLAFAFSILISIGSLNLIAHEKGRQNKEGADEFFSLGVAISVIFALGLSIVGFIFINPLVRFLGAEGHMVEMVKEYLFILIFFLPFYLTSYVFEIMVKADGRPSITTVLMLMSALTNVVLDYIFIFKFHWGLWGAAVATGLAQTIPTIGYLIYFLSPKSYLKFRKFRVKAFMFKEIFSYGFPASLSELSTGFCILVFNLAIGRLYGEVGLAAFSVIAYVMTFVVNTMLAINQSSQPLLGFYYGAEEYDNIPIIRKYMLRSVAILSLIMVGAIELWPEFFINVFLTDVTADFMVFASKSLRIFAISFLILGFNITNGGYLTAVGKPRFDFIITLLRGYVFVTLFAYFVANFMAKEAIWYVLIASDFLTMVISIFLIREELNELKKAKRIH, encoded by the coding sequence ATGCAGAAAAAATCACTAATTAAAAATTATTTAAAATATCTAATACCTACCATCACGACCATGACCTTATTTTCGACCTATACCATGGTGGATGGTATTTTTGTTGGTAGGGGTGTTGGTAGTGAGGGTTTGGCAGCTGTAAATATTTCTATGCCTTTTGTGACCCTGGCTTTTGCTTTTTCGATTTTAATTTCAATCGGATCTTTAAACCTAATTGCCCACGAAAAAGGTAGGCAAAATAAAGAAGGTGCCGATGAATTTTTTAGCCTTGGCGTTGCTATTTCAGTAATCTTTGCCCTGGGTCTTTCTATTGTAGGTTTTATTTTTATAAATCCCCTTGTAAGATTTTTGGGCGCAGAAGGCCACATGGTAGAAATGGTTAAGGAATACCTATTTATTTTGATTTTCTTTTTGCCTTTTTATCTTACATCCTATGTTTTTGAGATAATGGTAAAGGCAGATGGAAGACCATCGATTACAACTGTACTCATGTTGATGTCGGCCCTTACAAATGTAGTTCTTGACTATATTTTTATCTTCAAATTCCATTGGGGATTATGGGGAGCGGCTGTGGCGACAGGTTTGGCACAGACTATTCCAACAATTGGCTATTTGATTTACTTTTTATCACCAAAGTCTTATTTGAAATTTAGAAAATTTAGGGTCAAGGCCTTTATGTTTAAGGAAATTTTTTCCTATGGTTTTCCTGCATCCTTATCAGAGCTTTCTACAGGTTTTTGTATTTTGGTATTTAACCTTGCTATAGGTAGGCTTTATGGAGAAGTGGGCCTTGCAGCCTTTTCTGTAATTGCCTATGTCATGACCTTTGTTGTAAATACTATGCTTGCCATAAACCAGTCAAGCCAACCACTTTTGGGCTTTTATTACGGAGCGGAAGAATACGACAACATTCCAATTATTAGAAAATACATGCTAAGATCAGTTGCTATTCTTTCCCTAATAATGGTGGGAGCTATAGAATTGTGGCCAGAATTTTTCATAAATGTATTTTTGACTGATGTGACAGCTGACTTTATGGTTTTTGCCTCAAAGTCACTTAGGATTTTTGCTATAAGTTTTTTAATCCTAGGCTTTAATATAACAAACGGTGGGTATCTTACAGCTGTTGGCAAGCCAAGGTTTGACTTTATCATAACCCTTCTTAGGGGCTATGTATTTGTGACACTTTTTGCTTATTTTGTTGCGAACTTTATGGCAAAAGAAGCAATTTGGTATGTCCTAATTGCATCAGATTTCCTAACTATGGTTATTTCTATATTTTTGATAAGAGAAGAATTAAACGAATTAAAAAAGGCAAAGCGAATCCACTAG
- a CDS encoding electron transfer flavoprotein subunit beta/FixA family protein, which yields MNIFVCAKQVPDTNEIKIDPVTNTLIRKGVPSILNTYDAFALEQALRIKDKDPEVKITVISMGPPQADQMLRDCLAVGADNAYLVTDRKFGGSDTLATSYILSEAIKKVAETEGQPDMVFCGLQAIDGDTAQVGPELAEHLDLPQVTYGYTAEVNEEGLKVLKEVEGGALEIQMTLPALVTFTKYGDEELRYPKIKNKLKAKKANIEQITFEELKDSIDETAIGLKGSPTRVNKSYTPTVEKVGEMFENMEADEAADKLIAALADKKLI from the coding sequence ATGAACATATTCGTATGTGCTAAACAAGTTCCGGATACAAATGAAATCAAAATTGATCCGGTTACAAATACACTAATTAGAAAAGGCGTTCCAAGTATCCTTAATACTTACGATGCTTTTGCTCTTGAGCAAGCTCTAAGAATCAAAGACAAAGACCCAGAAGTTAAGATTACAGTAATCTCAATGGGACCTCCACAAGCAGATCAAATGCTTAGAGATTGTCTAGCAGTTGGTGCAGACAATGCTTACCTAGTAACAGATAGAAAATTCGGTGGTTCTGATACACTAGCTACATCTTATATCCTTTCAGAAGCTATCAAAAAAGTAGCTGAAACTGAAGGCCAACCAGACATGGTATTTTGTGGACTACAAGCTATCGATGGTGATACTGCACAAGTAGGACCAGAACTTGCTGAACACTTAGACCTTCCACAAGTAACTTATGGTTACACTGCAGAAGTAAATGAAGAAGGACTAAAAGTTCTTAAAGAAGTTGAAGGCGGAGCACTTGAAATCCAAATGACTCTTCCAGCACTTGTTACATTTACAAAATACGGTGATGAAGAATTAAGATATCCAAAAATCAAAAACAAACTAAAAGCTAAAAAAGCTAACATAGAACAAATTACTTTTGAAGAACTAAAAGATTCTATAGACGAAACAGCTATCGGTCTAAAAGGTTCACCAACAAGAGTAAATAAATCTTACACACCAACAGTTGAAAAAGTTGGTGAAATGTTTGAAAATATGGAAGCTGATGAAGCAGCAGATAAGCTAATTGCAGCATTAGCTGATAAGAAGCTTATTTAA
- a CDS encoding FAD-binding oxidoreductase: protein MTDYNKVSEEIINKFRESVEGKVYTADDINEDYYHDEMPIYGSYQPEVLIAAKSTQDVSNIMKICNENKIPVLARGAGSGLVGSGVAINGGVMIDMQDMNQILEYDLDNLVVRVQPGVYLHDLAEDCLTKGYMYPPDPGEKFATLGGNVSTNAGGMRAVKYGTTRDYVRAMEVVLPTGEVTRFGAVVSKTSTGYSLKDLMVGSEGTLGIITELTLKIVPQAKHTISLIVPFESLDECIATVPVLFRANLKPQAIEFMERKIILASEKYIGKETFPKNIEGTDVNAYLLITFDGDNEDEIDGLMEQAAELLVENGAIDVLVADTPSAIKDAWAARSSFLEAINSQYKLIDECDVVVPINKIAPFINYVNEIGEGYDFDVQSFGHAGDGNLHIYTVSNEEDKLDEFNAQVHDFMEKIYTKAYEFGGKLSGEHGVGHGKLKYLAEYEGKLNTDLMRGIKKVFDPNMILNPGKVVTID, encoded by the coding sequence ATGACAGATTACAACAAAGTTAGTGAAGAAATCATTAACAAATTTAGGGAAAGCGTTGAAGGTAAAGTTTATACTGCAGACGATATCAACGAAGACTACTACCACGACGAGATGCCAATCTACGGTTCTTACCAACCAGAAGTTCTTATTGCTGCTAAGTCTACACAAGACGTTTCAAATATTATGAAAATTTGTAACGAGAACAAAATTCCTGTTCTAGCACGTGGTGCTGGTTCTGGTCTAGTTGGTTCTGGTGTTGCTATCAATGGTGGAGTTATGATTGATATGCAAGATATGAACCAAATCCTTGAATACGACCTAGATAACCTTGTTGTTAGAGTTCAACCTGGTGTTTACTTACACGACCTTGCTGAAGATTGTCTAACAAAAGGCTATATGTACCCACCTGATCCAGGTGAAAAATTTGCTACCCTAGGCGGCAACGTTTCTACAAACGCCGGTGGTATGAGAGCTGTTAAATACGGTACAACTAGAGATTATGTAAGAGCTATGGAAGTTGTTCTTCCTACTGGCGAAGTCACAAGATTTGGTGCCGTTGTTTCTAAAACATCTACAGGTTATTCACTAAAAGACCTAATGGTAGGTTCTGAAGGAACCCTTGGTATAATCACAGAATTAACCCTAAAAATCGTTCCTCAAGCTAAACACACCATTTCTTTGATAGTTCCATTTGAATCTCTTGATGAATGTATAGCTACAGTTCCAGTTTTATTCAGAGCTAACCTTAAACCACAAGCTATCGAATTTATGGAAAGAAAGATAATTCTTGCTTCTGAAAAATATATCGGCAAGGAAACCTTCCCTAAAAATATCGAGGGCACTGATGTTAATGCTTACCTTCTAATCACCTTTGATGGCGATAACGAAGACGAAATTGATGGCCTAATGGAACAGGCAGCTGAATTATTAGTTGAAAACGGAGCTATAGATGTTCTAGTTGCTGATACTCCAAGTGCAATCAAAGATGCTTGGGCAGCAAGAAGCTCTTTCCTTGAAGCAATCAATAGCCAATACAAACTAATCGACGAATGTGACGTAGTAGTTCCAATTAACAAAATCGCTCCATTTATCAACTATGTAAATGAAATCGGTGAAGGATATGACTTTGACGTTCAATCATTCGGTCACGCTGGCGACGGCAACCTTCACATCTACACAGTTTCAAATGAAGAAGATAAATTAGATGAATTTAATGCACAAGTTCACGACTTCATGGAAAAAATCTACACCAAAGCTTATGAATTTGGCGGAAAATTATCAGGCGAACACGGTGTTGGTCACGGTAAATTAAAATACCTAGCAGAATACGAAGGCAAACTCAACACAGACCTAATGAGAGGCATCAAGAAAGTATTCGATCCAAACATGATCCTAAACCCAGGTAAAGTTGTTACAATAGACTAA
- a CDS encoding acyl-CoA dehydrogenase translates to MYKLTEEQLEMQQMFRDFAEKEVAPIAIEIDENHRFPEENVAKMQELGFFGIPFDEEYGGIGLDTLTYVLCVEELSKCCASTGVILSAHTSLCADAINKFGNEEQKEKFLTPLASGEKLGAFALTEPDAGTDASGQKTVAVKDGDEYVLNGTKIFITNAGYADIYVVFAMTDKEQGTKGISAFIVEKGTPGFDFGTKEDKMGIKASSTMELVFRDCRIPAANLLGEEGKGFKYAMQTLDGGRIGIAAQALGIAEGALNKAIKYVKERQQFGRPIAKFQNTQFKLAEMAIDIESARHLVYKAATLKDAGESYTVAAAEAKLKAARVAMDVTTKAVQLFGGYGYVKEYEVERMMRDAKITEIYEGTSEVMLMVVGGALLR, encoded by the coding sequence ATGTATAAATTAACTGAAGAACAATTAGAAATGCAACAAATGTTTAGAGACTTCGCCGAAAAAGAAGTAGCACCTATAGCTATTGAAATCGACGAAAATCACAGATTCCCAGAAGAAAACGTAGCTAAAATGCAAGAGCTAGGTTTCTTTGGTATCCCATTTGATGAAGAATACGGCGGAATTGGTCTTGATACACTTACATATGTACTATGCGTTGAAGAATTATCTAAGTGCTGTGCATCAACAGGTGTTATTCTTTCTGCTCACACATCTTTATGTGCTGACGCAATCAATAAATTCGGTAATGAAGAACAAAAAGAAAAATTCTTAACTCCACTTGCTTCAGGTGAAAAACTAGGTGCATTTGCCCTTACAGAACCAGATGCAGGTACAGATGCTTCAGGCCAAAAAACTGTAGCTGTTAAAGATGGTGATGAATATGTTCTTAACGGTACAAAAATCTTTATAACAAATGCTGGCTATGCTGACATTTATGTAGTATTTGCAATGACAGATAAAGAACAAGGTACAAAAGGTATTTCAGCTTTCATAGTAGAAAAAGGAACTCCAGGTTTTGATTTTGGTACAAAAGAAGACAAGATGGGTATCAAAGCTTCTTCAACAATGGAATTAGTATTTAGAGATTGTAGAATTCCTGCAGCAAACTTACTAGGTGAAGAAGGTAAAGGCTTTAAATACGCTATGCAAACCCTTGATGGTGGTAGAATTGGTATAGCAGCTCAAGCACTTGGTATTGCAGAAGGCGCATTAAACAAAGCAATCAAATACGTTAAAGAAAGACAACAATTTGGTAGACCAATCGCTAAATTCCAAAATACACAATTTAAACTAGCTGAAATGGCAATAGACATAGAATCTGCTCGTCACCTGGTTTATAAGGCGGCAACACTTAAAGATGCTGGCGAAAGCTACACTGTAGCAGCAGCAGAAGCTAAATTAAAAGCAGCAAGAGTAGCTATGGATGTTACAACAAAAGCAGTTCAATTATTCGGTGGTTACGGCTACGTTAAAGAATACGAAGTTGAAAGAATGATGAGAGACGCCAAGATAACAGAAATTTATGAAGGTACTTCAGAAGTTATGTTAATGGTTGTTGGCGGAGCATTATTAAGATAA
- a CDS encoding ABC transporter ATP-binding protein gives MLEIKNLRKIYKENTANAVTALKDVNLKVEDGDFLAIMGESGSGKTTLLNIISLIDKETSGQIFLDDKEILSLSDKEKSDFRRDNFGYIFQDFNLLDNFDVRENILLPLVLREENPENFEDKLMPIVNKLGIAELLNKYPAEISGGQKQRVAVARALIIRPKIILADEPTGQLDSSSSEDLLNYFERINQDGNTILMVTHSNIAASFAKRVLFIRDGKIFNEIYKADDSRDQFYKRISDSLNFLRAAKNETH, from the coding sequence ATGTTAGAAATAAAAAACTTAAGAAAAATTTATAAGGAAAATACAGCCAACGCTGTGACTGCCCTAAAGGATGTGAATTTGAAAGTAGAGGATGGTGATTTCCTAGCCATCATGGGTGAGTCTGGTTCAGGAAAGACCACACTTTTGAATATCATTTCCCTTATTGATAAGGAAACTAGTGGACAAATTTTCCTTGATGACAAGGAAATTCTGTCCTTATCTGATAAGGAAAAGTCAGATTTTAGGAGGGATAATTTTGGCTATATCTTTCAAGATTTTAATCTTTTGGATAATTTTGATGTGAGGGAAAATATCCTTTTGCCCCTTGTGTTAAGGGAAGAAAATCCAGAAAATTTTGAGGATAAGCTTATGCCTATTGTCAATAAGCTTGGGATTGCTGAACTTTTAAATAAGTATCCGGCAGAAATATCTGGTGGCCAAAAGCAAAGGGTGGCTGTAGCAAGGGCCTTAATTATAAGACCAAAAATAATATTGGCAGATGAACCAACAGGTCAACTTGATTCTTCATCCAGCGAAGACTTGCTAAATTATTTTGAAAGAATAAACCAAGATGGGAATACAATTCTCATGGTGACCCACTCAAATATCGCGGCTTCCTTTGCTAAAAGAGTTTTATTTATCAGGGACGGTAAGATTTTTAATGAAATTTATAAGGCAGATGACAGCAGAGATCAGTTTTATAAAAGAATTTCAGATTCATTAAATTTTCTAAGGGCGGCAAAGAATGAAACTCACTAA
- the hisS gene encoding histidine--tRNA ligase, translating to MKIVKPSTIAGVMELLPEDQLAFDKMKNIIEETYKKFQFLPIDTPVIEKNEILFAKGGGETEKQIYEIASETRDMSLRFDLTVPLARYVAEHFADLNFPFKRYHIAKVYRGERNQKGRYREFYQCDIDIIGHNNLAIANDAIPPRVIYEIFNKLDTPDVTFRINNRKLLNGFLNAMDITDTTDVLRLIDKKDKIGMENTRDELLELVDSEKADKILSFIGSDLANEELLEKLTDFVDNDLYREGLDELKTVYSYMIHLGIPDTNVKIDPAITRGLDYYTGTVYETFINGYESIGSVSSGGRYETLAANFSKQALPGVGMSIGLTRLFYQLKEIGLVDEKESRLTDILVIPMSDEENFYAIDILNKLHEQGKRADIYLEGGKLKKKFSYADKVGVKYAYIIGQNEREEGKVTVRNMETGDQDLVNFDNI from the coding sequence ATGAAAATTGTAAAACCATCAACCATAGCCGGAGTTATGGAACTTTTGCCAGAAGACCAGCTGGCTTTTGACAAGATGAAAAATATTATAGAAGAAACTTATAAAAAATTTCAATTTTTGCCAATTGATACCCCGGTCATAGAAAAAAATGAAATACTTTTTGCAAAGGGTGGGGGAGAAACAGAAAAGCAAATATATGAAATTGCCTCTGAAACCAGGGATATGAGCCTTAGGTTTGACCTAACAGTGCCTCTTGCAAGGTATGTGGCAGAGCATTTTGCTGATTTAAATTTCCCTTTCAAACGCTATCACATAGCCAAAGTTTATAGGGGAGAGAGAAACCAAAAGGGCCGCTACAGGGAATTTTACCAATGCGATATTGATATAATCGGACATAACAACCTAGCCATAGCCAACGACGCAATCCCACCAAGGGTTATCTATGAGATTTTCAATAAACTTGATACACCAGATGTGACTTTTAGGATAAACAACAGAAAGCTTCTAAATGGATTTTTAAATGCTATGGATATCACAGATACAACTGATGTCCTAAGGCTTATCGATAAAAAAGATAAGATTGGTATGGAAAATACAAGAGATGAGCTTCTAGAATTAGTCGATAGCGAAAAGGCAGACAAAATCCTATCCTTTATAGGGTCAGATTTGGCGAATGAAGAACTTTTAGAAAAATTAACCGACTTTGTAGATAACGACCTATACAGAGAAGGCCTTGACGAATTAAAAACGGTCTATTCCTACATGATCCACCTTGGTATTCCTGATACTAATGTCAAAATTGACCCAGCTATCACAAGGGGTCTTGATTATTATACAGGCACAGTTTATGAAACCTTTATAAATGGCTATGAATCAATTGGTTCTGTATCATCAGGTGGCCGTTATGAAACCCTTGCAGCAAACTTTTCTAAGCAGGCCCTCCCAGGTGTGGGTATGTCAATAGGTTTGACCCGTTTATTCTACCAATTAAAGGAAATTGGTCTTGTGGATGAAAAAGAATCTAGACTTACAGATATACTTGTAATTCCAATGAGCGATGAAGAAAACTTCTACGCTATAGATATCTTAAATAAGCTTCATGAACAAGGAAAGAGAGCTGATATTTATCTAGAAGGCGGAAAACTTAAAAAGAAATTCTCCTACGCTGATAAGGTTGGTGTAAAATATGCCTATATCATCGGTCAAAACGAGAGAGAAGAAGGAAAAGTTACTGTAAGAAATATGGAAACAGGCGACCAGGACCTTGTTAATTTTGATAATATATAA
- a CDS encoding sensor histidine kinase, with translation MLKLKNFLKENKVSFIFFFIISLTYLLVFISFNLEKFPIIYGFLISFFIFLAYFLYKYFNQEVPTFAEISKNPSQREKIILDELENLDKKYKDLLLAYNEIEGDLRDFYGLWIHEIKTPIAENKLILADNQPDLELLIKNNKRIEDYLNILLGFVRYNSKTNDYVFKEVRIESVVKEIIREKSYDFISKKISLDVGDLGFMTVSDEKWIGFIIGQILNNALKYTPEAGKIKIYFEKNFLIIEDNGIGIKASDLPRVFEMGYTGENGRKLGSSTGLGLYLVKSIGKDLNLDIKIESEEGIFTKIMINFPKLTKL, from the coding sequence ATGTTGAAGCTTAAAAATTTTTTGAAGGAAAATAAGGTATCTTTTATTTTCTTTTTTATTATTAGCCTTACTTATTTGTTGGTTTTCATAAGTTTCAACCTAGAAAAATTCCCAATAATTTATGGGTTTTTGATAAGCTTTTTTATTTTTTTAGCTTATTTTCTCTATAAGTATTTTAACCAAGAGGTACCAACTTTTGCAGAAATTTCAAAAAATCCAAGCCAGAGGGAAAAAATTATCCTAGATGAATTAGAAAATCTCGATAAGAAGTACAAGGACCTATTACTTGCCTATAATGAAATTGAAGGCGACCTTAGGGATTTTTATGGCCTATGGATTCATGAAATTAAAACGCCTATTGCTGAAAATAAGCTCATCTTAGCTGACAATCAGCCAGACCTTGAATTACTTATAAAAAATAATAAGAGGATCGAAGATTATTTAAACATTCTCCTTGGCTTTGTAAGGTACAATTCAAAAACCAATGACTATGTCTTTAAGGAAGTAAGAATTGAATCTGTGGTTAAGGAAATAATCAGAGAAAAGTCTTACGATTTTATTTCCAAAAAAATTAGCTTGGATGTGGGCGACCTTGGATTTATGACTGTAAGTGATGAAAAATGGATAGGTTTTATTATAGGTCAGATTTTAAATAATGCTTTGAAATATACACCAGAAGCTGGCAAGATAAAAATATATTTTGAGAAAAATTTCCTTATTATAGAAGATAATGGGATTGGCATTAAGGCCTCTGACTTGCCAAGGGTTTTTGAAATGGGTTATACAGGTGAAAATGGCAGGAAACTTGGGTCTTCAACTGGCCTTGGCCTATATCTTGTAAAATCCATTGGCAAGGACCTAAACTTAGATATAAAAATCGAATCAGAAGAAGGGATATTTACAAAAATCATGATAAATTTTCCAAAACTTACAAAATTGTAA